From Candidatus Sphingomonas colombiensis, one genomic window encodes:
- a CDS encoding adenosylmethionine--8-amino-7-oxononanoate transaminase, producing the protein MSGSPIWHPFTQHGLGEPIPLVTHAEGAALYTADGRRVIDGISSWWVTTHGHCHPRIMAAIAAQTAKLDQIIFAGWTHEPAEALARGLTAIMPRELTRVFYSDSGSTSVEVALKMALGFWANRGEPRHRILVMQHSYHGDTIGTMSVGERGVYNAAYSPLLFDVDTLPFPAPGAEQATLDALEAACREAPAALIVEPLLLGAGGMLIYPPRVLAEMRAICARYDVLFIADEVMTGWGRTGTLLACEQADVVPDILCLSKGLTGGAIPLAVTMATEAIFDAHLSDDRAKMFFHSSSYTANPIACAAANANLAIWREEPMTARIADLSARQAARLASLAGRDGVANPRAIGTVTAIDVMDAGGTGYLSHLGPRLLAAFRERDLLLRPLGNTVYVMPPYCIDDADLDRLYAGIAEAVEDIARGG; encoded by the coding sequence ATGAGCGGCTCCCCGATCTGGCACCCATTCACCCAGCACGGGCTGGGCGAGCCGATTCCGCTCGTCACCCATGCCGAAGGCGCGGCACTCTACACCGCCGACGGGCGGCGGGTTATCGATGGTATCTCATCCTGGTGGGTGACGACGCACGGCCATTGCCATCCGCGCATCATGGCGGCGATCGCGGCACAGACGGCAAAGCTCGACCAGATCATCTTCGCCGGCTGGACGCATGAGCCGGCGGAGGCACTGGCACGCGGGCTGACCGCGATCATGCCGCGCGAACTGACCCGCGTCTTCTATTCCGATTCGGGATCGACCAGCGTCGAGGTCGCGCTGAAGATGGCGCTGGGCTTCTGGGCCAATCGCGGCGAGCCGCGGCATCGCATCCTCGTGATGCAGCACAGTTATCACGGCGACACGATCGGCACGATGTCGGTCGGCGAGCGCGGAGTGTATAACGCGGCTTATTCGCCGCTGCTGTTCGATGTGGATACGCTGCCCTTTCCCGCGCCGGGCGCGGAGCAGGCGACGCTCGACGCGCTGGAGGCGGCGTGTCGCGAAGCGCCCGCCGCGCTGATCGTGGAGCCGCTGCTGCTCGGCGCGGGTGGGATGCTGATCTATCCGCCACGGGTGCTCGCCGAGATGCGCGCGATCTGTGCGCGATATGACGTGCTGTTCATCGCCGATGAAGTGATGACCGGCTGGGGCCGCACCGGCACCCTGCTCGCGTGCGAGCAGGCGGATGTCGTGCCGGATATCCTTTGCCTGTCCAAGGGGCTGACCGGCGGCGCGATTCCGCTGGCGGTGACAATGGCAACCGAGGCGATCTTCGACGCGCATCTTTCCGATGATCGCGCGAAGATGTTTTTTCACTCGTCGAGCTACACCGCGAATCCGATCGCCTGCGCGGCGGCGAACGCCAATCTCGCGATCTGGCGCGAGGAGCCGATGACGGCGCGAATCGCCGATCTCTCCGCGCGACAGGCGGCGCGGCTGGCGTCGCTCGCCGGGCGCGACGGCGTGGCCAATCCGCGCGCGATCGGCACGGTTACCGCGATCGACGTGATGGATGCGGGGGGCACCGGATATCTTTCGCATCTCGGCCCGCGTCTGCTGGCCGCTTTCCGCGAGCGCGATCTGCTGCTCCGCCCGCTCGGCAATACCGTCTATGTCATGCCGCCTTATTGCATCGACGACGCCGATCTCGATCGGCTCTATGCCGGTATCGCCGAAGCGGTGGAGGATATCGCGCGAGGCGGCTGA
- a CDS encoding methylated-DNA--[protein]-cysteine S-methyltransferase has translation MTQPLPSKIIASPVGALTLVADEDSLVAILWENDDPARVPLPPMVTAPAHPVLLAAERQLGEYFAGRRRAFDLPLRFRGTEFQRAVWAELLAIPFGATSSYGAIAHALGRPGAARAVGAANGRNPISIVAPCHRVIGASGALTGFAGGLPAKEALLALERQ, from the coding sequence ATGACCCAGCCTTTGCCATCGAAGATCATCGCGTCCCCGGTCGGCGCGCTCACCCTGGTTGCGGACGAAGACTCGCTCGTTGCGATCCTGTGGGAGAATGACGATCCCGCCCGCGTTCCGCTGCCCCCGATGGTGACGGCGCCAGCGCATCCGGTGCTGCTGGCGGCGGAACGACAATTGGGCGAATATTTCGCTGGCCGCCGTCGCGCGTTCGATCTTCCGCTGCGCTTTCGCGGCACCGAGTTTCAGCGTGCGGTGTGGGCCGAGCTGCTCGCGATCCCGTTCGGAGCGACATCGAGCTATGGCGCGATCGCGCATGCGCTCGGCCGCCCCGGCGCGGCGCGCGCGGTGGGGGCCGCGAACGGTCGCAATCCGATCTCGATCGTCGCGCCGTGCCATCGCGTCATCGGAGCGAGCGGTGCGCTGACCGGGTTCGCCGGTGGGCTGCCAGCAAAGGAGGCGCTGCTCGCGCTCGAACGGCAATAG
- the bioD gene encoding dethiobiotin synthase — protein sequence MNGSRIVVTGTDTDVGKTVFTAALVGALGAHFWKPVQAGVDPGTDAERVAALSGVPAAHILPEAYRLITPCSPHRAAEIEGVTIDPARLALPEVDGLLVIEGAGGVMVPLSLDLVFADLFARWGCPVVLVARTALGTISHSLLSIEALRHRGVPILGIAFVGASQPDSEATIARIGGVKRLGRLPLLDPLDRQTLARAFADNFDVEDFR from the coding sequence ATGAATGGCTCACGGATCGTCGTCACCGGCACCGACACGGATGTCGGCAAGACAGTCTTCACCGCCGCTTTGGTCGGGGCGCTGGGCGCGCATTTCTGGAAGCCGGTGCAGGCCGGGGTCGATCCGGGCACCGATGCGGAGCGCGTCGCGGCGTTATCCGGCGTGCCGGCGGCGCATATCCTGCCCGAAGCCTATCGCCTGATCACGCCCTGTTCGCCGCATCGCGCGGCGGAGATCGAGGGCGTGACGATCGATCCGGCGCGGCTCGCGCTGCCTGAGGTGGATGGGCTTTTGGTGATCGAGGGCGCCGGTGGCGTCATGGTGCCGCTGTCGCTCGATCTTGTGTTCGCCGACCTGTTCGCGCGCTGGGGCTGCCCGGTGGTGCTGGTTGCGCGCACCGCGCTGGGCACGATCAGCCACAGCCTGTTATCGATCGAGGCGCTGCGCCATCGCGGCGTTCCGATCCTCGGCATCGCCTTCGTCGGCGCTTCGCAACCGGATAGCGAAGCGACGATCGCGCGGATCGGCGGCGTGAAGCGGCTCGGCCGCTTGCCGTTGCTCGATCCGCTCGATCGGCAAACGCTGGCGCGCGCCTTCGCGGACAATTTCGACGTGGAGGATTTCCGATGA
- a CDS encoding TlpA disulfide reductase family protein — MAHTTRSIATSEGSHRSTPSSSPDEQRTRIADFRGKPVLLNLWATWCAPCVKELPSARRAGRAARRQRVHGAGGEPGYGAGEGRALRCRASASDAARSPTPIPTWG; from the coding sequence ATGGCGCACACAACGCGGTCGATCGCCACCAGCGAGGGCTCGCACCGGTCGACGCCTTCTTCATCGCCCGACGAGCAGCGCACCCGCATAGCCGATTTCCGCGGCAAGCCGGTGCTGCTCAACCTGTGGGCGACGTGGTGCGCGCCATGCGTGAAGGAACTGCCGAGCGCTCGACGCGCTGGCCGGGCGGCTCGGCGACAACGTGTGCACGGTGCTGGCGGTGAGCCAGGATATGGAGCCGGCGAAGGTCGCGCCCTTCGTTGCCGCGCGTCGGCATCTGACGCGGCTCGAAGCCCTACACCGATCCCGACATGGGGCTGA
- a CDS encoding 8-amino-7-oxononanoate synthase, producing the protein MSLLTAQSRDLNDLAARARLRHLQSRAGLDFSSNDYLGLANSPRLRAAVAAALARDVPVGSGGSRLLRGNDAEHEALEAEAAAFFGSESALFFSSGYTANAALLSTLPQRGDLVVYDALIHASAHEGMRLSRATCVGAVHNDADAFDDAITQWRREGGTGRPWIAVESLYSMDGDAAPLNALLAVADRHEAILLIDEAHATGVFGDSGRGFAAALEGRENVVTLRTCGKAMGCEGALVCGPRIVRDFLVNRGRGFIFSTAPSPLMASAVRESLRILADEPERRARLMALVAFAERALAPCGISPAGSQILPLVIGEDAPTMALAAAVQAAGFDVRGIRPPTVPPGTGRLRISITLNVDEADIAALADTIERLRG; encoded by the coding sequence ATGAGCCTGCTGACTGCCCAGAGCCGCGATCTGAATGATCTCGCCGCGCGGGCGCGCCTGCGTCACCTGCAATCGCGCGCCGGCCTCGATTTTTCCTCCAACGACTATCTCGGGCTGGCCAATTCGCCCCGGCTGCGAGCGGCGGTCGCGGCGGCGCTCGCGCGTGATGTGCCGGTCGGCTCCGGCGGATCGCGGCTGTTGCGCGGCAACGATGCCGAGCATGAGGCGCTGGAGGCGGAAGCGGCGGCGTTCTTCGGGAGCGAATCGGCGCTGTTCTTCTCCAGCGGCTATACCGCCAATGCCGCGCTGCTTTCGACCTTGCCGCAGCGTGGCGATCTGGTGGTGTATGACGCGCTAATTCACGCCAGCGCGCATGAGGGGATGCGGCTCAGCCGGGCGACCTGCGTCGGCGCGGTGCATAACGATGCGGATGCGTTCGATGACGCGATCACGCAATGGCGCCGCGAGGGCGGTACGGGGCGGCCGTGGATCGCGGTGGAGAGCCTCTACAGCATGGATGGCGACGCCGCCCCGCTCAACGCGCTGCTCGCGGTCGCGGATCGGCACGAGGCGATATTGCTGATCGATGAGGCGCATGCGACCGGGGTGTTTGGCGATTCCGGGCGCGGATTCGCCGCCGCGCTGGAGGGGCGCGAAAATGTTGTCACTTTGCGTACCTGTGGCAAGGCGATGGGATGCGAGGGCGCGTTGGTGTGCGGCCCCCGCATCGTGCGCGATTTCCTGGTCAATCGCGGGCGCGGTTTCATCTTCTCGACCGCGCCATCGCCGCTGATGGCGAGCGCGGTGCGGGAGAGCCTGCGCATCCTTGCCGACGAGCCGGAGCGACGCGCGCGGCTGATGGCGCTCGTCGCATTCGCCGAACGCGCACTCGCGCCATGCGGCATCTCGCCGGCGGGTTCGCAGATCCTGCCGCTGGTGATTGGCGAGGACGCGCCGACGATGGCGCTCGCAGCGGCAGTGCAGGCCGCCGGTTTCGATGTGCGCGGTATCCGGCCGCCCACCGTGCCGCCGGGCACGGGGCGGCTGCGCATCTCTATCACGCTCAACGTGGATGAGGCGGATATCGCCGCGCTCGCCGATACGATCGAAAGGTTGCGGGGATGA
- a CDS encoding CorA family divalent cation transporter, producing the protein MSGFGYRIDDGKVQRVTVKEALNCSVRLAWIHLSATNAEAAAWLRDQAQLPEYLVEALIAQETRPRCDGFEAGAFLNLRGRTEEDIDSSDLLASVRIWATKGRVISVTRKHLLATDTVEQAVKDGTVSDPGDLITAFATAITNDLDPVVADLGDQIDDCEQQLDADRVFELRRRVTHVRIAAISYRRFLNPQRAALEKMAQLPGDWLDGDDRAHVAAAADRAARMAEELEAIRERSSLIHETLTDLRAELIDTRSLIIAIAAMVFLPLTFLTGLYGMNVSGLPYAQKPWAFDAIMIACVVISAAIVLYFLRNRWFRR; encoded by the coding sequence GTGAGCGGATTCGGCTATCGCATTGACGACGGCAAAGTGCAGCGCGTCACCGTGAAGGAAGCGCTGAACTGTTCGGTCAGGCTGGCGTGGATTCACCTGTCCGCCACCAATGCGGAGGCCGCGGCGTGGCTGCGCGATCAGGCACAGCTCCCGGAATATCTGGTCGAGGCGCTGATCGCGCAGGAAACGCGCCCGCGCTGCGACGGCTTCGAGGCGGGCGCCTTTCTCAACCTGCGCGGCCGCACGGAGGAGGATATCGATTCGTCCGATCTCCTCGCCTCGGTGCGCATCTGGGCGACCAAGGGGCGGGTGATTTCGGTCACGCGCAAGCACCTGCTCGCCACCGATACCGTCGAACAGGCGGTGAAAGACGGGACGGTGAGCGATCCGGGCGATCTGATCACCGCCTTCGCCACCGCGATCACCAATGATCTCGATCCCGTGGTGGCGGATCTGGGTGACCAGATCGACGATTGCGAGCAACAGCTGGACGCCGATCGCGTGTTCGAGCTGCGCCGCCGCGTAACCCATGTCCGCATCGCCGCGATCAGCTATCGCCGCTTCCTCAATCCGCAGCGCGCCGCGCTGGAGAAGATGGCGCAGTTACCCGGTGACTGGCTGGACGGGGACGATCGCGCCCATGTCGCCGCCGCCGCCGATCGCGCGGCGCGCATGGCCGAGGAACTCGAAGCGATCCGCGAGCGATCGAGCCTGATCCACGAAACGCTCACCGATCTGCGCGCCGAACTGATCGACACGCGCAGCCTGATCATCGCGATCGCCGCGATGGTGTTCCTGCCGCTCACCTTTCTCACCGGCCTGTACGGGATGAACGTCTCGGGCCTTCCTTATGCGCAAAAGCCATGGGCGTTCGACGCTATCATGATCGCCTGCGTCGTCATCTCGGCGGCGATCGTGCTCTATTTTCTGCGCAACCGCTGGTTCCGCCGTTAG
- a CDS encoding siroheme synthase, translated as MTLPALPLFVRLERRPVILVGEGEAADAKRRLLERAGAIVVGEADDAVLAIVVDDDAAVARLRARGVLVNAVDRPELCDFTLPAIVDRAPVIVAIGTAGASAGLAAALRQRLEALLPARLGALASALHAARPAWRALYPEAAERRRAIGAALATGGALDPLRDHGDMPDAHPPAAATTAGALVALKLRSADPDDLTLREARALANADRVMHRANVPRAILDRARADAVRIECAAAPLDAESGLTVDVEML; from the coding sequence GTGACGCTCCCCGCCCTTCCCCTGTTCGTCCGGCTGGAGCGACGGCCGGTGATTCTGGTGGGGGAAGGCGAAGCGGCCGACGCGAAGCGGCGGCTGCTGGAGCGCGCGGGCGCCATTGTGGTGGGCGAGGCAGACGATGCCGTGCTCGCCATCGTCGTCGATGATGATGCAGCGGTCGCGCGGCTCAGGGCGCGTGGCGTGCTGGTCAATGCGGTCGATCGGCCTGAATTGTGCGATTTCACGCTGCCGGCGATCGTCGATCGCGCGCCGGTGATCGTCGCGATCGGCACCGCCGGCGCCTCCGCCGGGCTGGCGGCGGCGCTGCGCCAACGACTTGAAGCATTGCTGCCCGCGCGGCTCGGGGCGCTGGCTAGCGCGCTGCATGCGGCGCGCCCGGCGTGGCGCGCGCTTTATCCCGAGGCGGCCGAGCGACGCCGCGCGATCGGCGCGGCGCTGGCGACGGGCGGCGCGCTCGATCCGCTGCGCGATCATGGCGACATGCCCGATGCCCACCCCCCTGCGGCGGCGACGACCGCAGGCGCGCTTGTCGCGCTCAAGCTGCGCTCCGCCGATCCCGATGATCTCACGCTGCGCGAGGCGCGCGCGCTCGCCAATGCCGATCGCGTGATGCATCGCGCCAACGTGCCGCGTGCCATCCTCGATCGCGCGCGCGCCGATGCCGTACGGATCGAATGCGCCGCCGCGCCGTTGGACGCAGAATCTGGACTGACCGTGGACGTGGAGATGCTGTGA
- a CDS encoding formylglycine-generating enzyme family protein: MRWLEGGEFAMGSARFYPEETPARAVRIDPFWIDETPVTNAQFARFVAETGHVTLVELPPDPRDYPGLDPAMARAGSLVFERTTAPVDLGDPGAWWHFRFGANWRQPLGPDSSIDGLEDHPVVHVAYADALAYADWAGKALPSEAEWEYAARGGLDGADYAWGDELAPGGAMMANYWQGLFPFANQLLDGYERTSPVRAFPANGHGVWDMIGNVWEWTADWYATAEAKGKQRGKPGCCDLPRNPRGARERESYDPSSPASKIGRKVLKGGSHLCAANYCQRYRPAARHPQQIDSATGHIGFRCVSRAA, encoded by the coding sequence ATGCGCTGGCTGGAAGGCGGCGAGTTCGCCATGGGCTCCGCGCGATTCTATCCCGAGGAAACGCCGGCGCGCGCGGTGCGGATCGATCCCTTCTGGATCGACGAGACCCCGGTCACCAATGCGCAATTCGCGCGCTTCGTGGCGGAAACCGGCCATGTCACCCTGGTCGAGCTGCCACCCGATCCGCGCGACTATCCCGGGCTGGACCCGGCGATGGCGCGCGCGGGGTCATTGGTGTTCGAGCGCACCACGGCGCCGGTCGATCTTGGCGATCCGGGCGCGTGGTGGCATTTCCGCTTCGGCGCGAACTGGCGACAGCCGCTCGGGCCGGACAGTTCGATCGACGGTCTGGAGGATCACCCCGTCGTCCACGTCGCTTATGCCGATGCCCTCGCTTATGCGGACTGGGCGGGGAAGGCGCTGCCGTCCGAGGCAGAATGGGAATATGCCGCGCGCGGCGGCCTAGACGGCGCAGACTATGCGTGGGGCGACGAACTGGCGCCGGGCGGGGCAATGATGGCGAATTACTGGCAGGGGCTGTTCCCCTTCGCCAACCAGTTGCTCGACGGCTATGAACGCACCTCGCCGGTCCGCGCTTTTCCCGCCAACGGCCATGGCGTGTGGGACATGATCGGCAATGTCTGGGAATGGACCGCCGACTGGTACGCAACCGCCGAGGCCAAAGGAAAACAGCGCGGGAAGCCTGGCTGTTGCGACCTGCCGCGCAATCCACGCGGCGCGCGCGAACGCGAAAGCTATGACCCGTCCTCACCAGCGAGCAAAATCGGGCGCAAGGTATTGAAAGGCGGATCGCATTTGTGCGCGGCCAATTATTGCCAGCGCTATCGCCCGGCGGCGCGCCATCCGCAGCAGATCGACTCCGCCACCGGCCATATCGGCTTTCGCTGCGTTTCTCGCGCGGCCTGA